A window of the Aeromicrobium phoceense genome harbors these coding sequences:
- a CDS encoding cobalt-precorrin-6A reductase: MKVLVLGGTREARDLAGRLVEDGDSVVTSLAGRVARPRLPVGDVRVGGFGGVQGLTEHLRAERVQVVVDATHPFAEGISANAAAACRAAGVPLLRLERPGWSGRPEAADWHWVDDHDEAARVTATLGRRPFLTIGRQSLHRFVGPLRDHACVVRVVDPPEIELPGAWTLLQSRGPYTLEHEREVMADVDVLVTKDSGGDHTEAKLDVARALGVPVVIVRRAAGPEGVTAVGDAGDARAWVRAQAPR, translated from the coding sequence ATGAAGGTCCTCGTGCTCGGTGGCACGCGGGAGGCACGCGACCTCGCCGGCCGGCTCGTGGAGGACGGCGACTCCGTCGTGACGTCGCTCGCGGGACGTGTCGCCCGGCCTCGGCTGCCGGTGGGTGACGTCCGGGTCGGTGGCTTCGGTGGCGTCCAGGGTCTGACGGAGCACCTGCGCGCCGAGCGGGTGCAGGTCGTCGTCGACGCGACCCATCCGTTCGCGGAGGGCATCAGCGCGAACGCGGCCGCCGCGTGCCGCGCCGCGGGCGTGCCGCTGCTGCGGCTCGAGCGCCCGGGCTGGTCCGGCCGTCCCGAGGCGGCGGACTGGCACTGGGTCGACGACCACGACGAGGCGGCCCGCGTGACCGCGACGCTCGGCCGGCGCCCCTTCCTGACCATCGGACGGCAGTCCCTCCACCGGTTCGTCGGTCCGTTGCGCGACCACGCCTGCGTCGTGCGCGTGGTCGACCCGCCGGAGATCGAGCTGCCTGGCGCCTGGACCCTGCTGCAGAGCCGCGGTCCCTACACGCTCGAGCACGAGCGGGAGGTCATGGCCGATGTCGACGTGCTGGTGACGAAGGACTCGGGCGGCGACCACACCGAGGCCAAGCTCGACGTGGCGCGCGCGCTCGGTGTTCCGGTGGTCATCGTGCGTCGTGCGGCCGGACCCGAGGGGGTCACGGCCGTGGGTGACGCCGGTGACGCCAGGGCCTGGGTGCGAGCGCAAGCCCCACGCTGA
- a CDS encoding cobalamin biosynthesis protein has protein sequence MSRSLAAGLALGFVLDRALGDPARFHPVAGLGRWAAAVERHTYRDHRGAGALHHVAVTAPLVGAAVLAERGCRRPWQRTLLTAAATWAVVGGRSLVREGSIIAEQLGRDDLPAARVQVTHLVGRDPSRLDADGVARAATESLAENTSDAVVAPLLWGAVLGVPGLVGYRAVNTLDAMVGHRSARYERFGWASARIDDVANLVPSRVSAALAVGLAPHVGGRPVDALHAWVRDARHHPSPNAGPVEAAFAGAMGVTLGGINDYGGRLEHRAEMGDGPTPTVTDLPRATRLATAVAWAAAALSVGLALAPRPWRHRRHPRP, from the coding sequence GTGAGCCGCTCCCTCGCCGCCGGTCTGGCGCTCGGCTTCGTCCTCGACCGTGCCCTGGGCGATCCCGCCCGCTTCCATCCCGTCGCCGGGCTGGGCCGCTGGGCTGCCGCCGTCGAGCGTCACACCTACCGGGACCACCGAGGGGCCGGCGCTCTCCACCACGTCGCCGTCACCGCACCGCTCGTCGGTGCGGCAGTGCTGGCCGAGCGGGGGTGCCGCCGCCCGTGGCAGCGCACCCTGCTGACCGCCGCGGCGACCTGGGCGGTCGTCGGCGGACGATCCCTGGTCCGTGAGGGCTCGATCATCGCGGAGCAGCTCGGACGCGACGACCTGCCCGCTGCTCGGGTGCAGGTGACCCACCTCGTGGGCCGCGATCCCAGCCGACTCGACGCCGACGGGGTCGCCCGCGCGGCCACCGAGTCGCTCGCCGAGAACACGTCGGACGCCGTGGTCGCGCCCCTGCTGTGGGGAGCGGTCCTCGGCGTCCCCGGCCTCGTCGGGTACCGCGCGGTTAACACGCTGGACGCGATGGTCGGCCACCGCTCGGCGCGCTACGAGCGCTTCGGCTGGGCCAGCGCGCGGATCGACGACGTGGCCAACCTCGTCCCGTCACGGGTGTCGGCGGCCCTTGCGGTGGGGCTTGCGCCGCATGTGGGCGGACGCCCGGTGGACGCGCTCCACGCGTGGGTCCGGGACGCGCGTCACCATCCCAGTCCCAATGCCGGTCCGGTCGAGGCGGCCTTCGCCGGCGCGATGGGCGTGACGCTCGGCGGGATCAATGACTACGGCGGTCGCCTGGAGCACCGGGCCGAGATGGGCGACGGACCCACTCCGACCGTGACCGACCTGCCGCGCGCCACGCGACTCGCCACGGCGGTCGCCTGGGCCGCCGCGGCCCTCAGCGTGGGGCTTGCGCTCGCACCCAGGCCCTGGCGTCACCGGCGTCACCCACGGCCGTGA
- a CDS encoding histidine phosphatase family protein yields MIRWMRHGESTWNAEGRLQHRNPTPPLTELGRRQARQAAEELRGTTVDVVLSSPALRARQTASVVADVLGLDVVVDDRLVEMDHAETVAQVRQRVLSLVGEHPGELLAVSHGDTIAVAVELLTGDPCSVPANGQIHVTGTP; encoded by the coding sequence GTGATCCGGTGGATGCGGCACGGCGAGTCCACCTGGAACGCCGAAGGACGCCTCCAGCACCGCAACCCGACTCCCCCGCTGACCGAGCTCGGCCGAAGACAGGCTCGCCAGGCCGCTGAGGAGCTGCGCGGCACGACCGTCGACGTCGTGCTCAGCTCTCCCGCGCTGCGGGCACGGCAGACGGCGAGCGTCGTCGCGGACGTCCTCGGGCTCGACGTCGTGGTCGACGACCGGCTCGTCGAGATGGATCACGCCGAGACCGTCGCGCAGGTGAGGCAGCGGGTGCTGTCCCTCGTCGGCGAGCACCCCGGCGAGCTGCTCGCGGTGAGCCACGGGGACACGATCGCCGTGGCGGTGGAGCTGCTGACCGGCGACCCGTGCTCCGTCCCCGCGAACGGCCAGATCCACGTGACGGGCACTCCGTGA
- the cobA gene encoding uroporphyrinogen-III C-methyltransferase, translated as MVLRSVPREAPPSRPASAGRVTLVGAGPGDPGLITVAGRAAIESADVVVADRLAPWEAIGWAKPGVEVIDVSKIPYGRSTSQDEINRVLIEHARAGRHVVRLKGGDSFVFGRGFEEVQACAAAGVPTTVVPGVTSSVAGPGLGGIPVTHRGLVQGFTVVSGHVPPGHPDSTLDYAALARSGTTLVVLMGVRTLPAIVEALIEGGLDEETPCALVADASLPSQRVVRSTLRDAAADAAASGIGAPAVAVVGHVAALEP; from the coding sequence ATGGTGCTGCGCAGCGTGCCGCGCGAGGCCCCGCCGTCCCGGCCGGCGTCGGCCGGACGGGTCACGCTCGTGGGCGCCGGCCCGGGTGACCCCGGCCTGATCACCGTTGCCGGCCGCGCGGCGATCGAGTCGGCCGACGTCGTCGTCGCCGACCGGCTCGCCCCCTGGGAGGCGATCGGGTGGGCAAAGCCCGGTGTCGAGGTCATCGACGTCTCCAAGATCCCCTACGGCCGTTCCACGAGCCAGGACGAGATCAACCGCGTCCTCATCGAGCACGCCCGCGCCGGTCGCCATGTCGTCCGGCTCAAGGGCGGTGACTCGTTCGTGTTCGGGCGGGGCTTCGAGGAGGTCCAGGCGTGCGCCGCGGCAGGCGTCCCGACCACGGTCGTGCCGGGGGTGACCTCCAGCGTCGCCGGCCCGGGCCTCGGCGGGATCCCGGTGACCCATCGCGGTCTCGTCCAGGGCTTCACCGTCGTCTCGGGTCATGTGCCGCCTGGTCACCCCGACTCGACACTGGACTACGCCGCGCTCGCCCGCTCCGGCACGACGCTCGTCGTCCTGATGGGGGTGCGGACCCTGCCCGCCATCGTCGAGGCGCTGATCGAGGGTGGGCTCGACGAGGAGACGCCCTGCGCCCTCGTGGCCGACGCCAGCCTGCCCAGCCAGCGGGTCGTCCGCAGCACCCTGCGTGACGCCGCGGCCGACGCCGCCGCCTCCGGGATCGGTGCCCCCGCGGTCGCCGTCGTGGGCCACGTCGCCGCGCTCGAGCCGTGA
- a CDS encoding cobyrinate a,c-diamide synthase, whose protein sequence is MSLPRLVVAAPASGHGKTTVATGLMAALAGRGLAVSGHKVGPDYIDPGYHALATGRPGRNLDPHLTDPSLMVPLLLHGARGADVAVVEGVMGLFDGRIGGDGFASTAHVATLTDSPVVLVVDVSHASRSIGAVVHGMAGFDPTVTIAGVILNKAGSPRHAAEAARAVESTGIPVLGVLHRDDGVSAPSRHLGLVPAEERDEAAGALERLAGQVAAHVDLDAVLELARQAPTLDAQPWDPAAHVRPSGADSPVVAVAAGRAFTFRYAETTELLEAAGCTVVPFDPARDAHLPAGTRGLYLGGGFPEVHAAALSANASLRAHLREAVLDGVPTVAECAGLLYLCRSVDGHPMVGALDADAVMTPRLTLSYRRPALAADQLLGPAGTTVTTHEFHRTTVTPVHGDRPAWTVDDHAVGFSGPTLSASYLHVHWAGHPGLAQSFADAVHSAAPVASAPAPTPPATATGASLPPVTDPLRHHGDVEASDGLLDLAVNVSRLPRPAWLEQALRDGVAGSASYPESSAAHVAVARRHGREVDEVLVTAGAAEAFSLIARARRWRRPVVVHPQFTEPDVALRAAGHVPGHVLCRAEDDFALDPGAVPDDADLVVVGNPTNPTGRLHAASTLASLCRPGRVVVIDEAFMDFVPGEPQTLSSRALPGLVVVRSLTKLWSMPGIRAGYVVGDPAVVADLRGQQAPWSVGTPALHAVVATAGPDAAAEAERRARLAVQHRRVLVDGLAELSVDVVPSDAPFVLARLGRGTHARLRGAGIAVRRADTFPGLDDSWARLAVREPEATRHLLTTLGVHAAWN, encoded by the coding sequence GTGAGCCTCCCGCGCCTCGTCGTGGCGGCTCCGGCCTCCGGGCACGGCAAGACCACGGTGGCCACCGGGCTCATGGCGGCGCTGGCCGGACGAGGCCTCGCCGTCTCCGGGCACAAGGTCGGACCAGACTACATCGATCCCGGCTACCACGCGCTGGCCACGGGTCGTCCCGGTCGCAACCTCGACCCGCACCTGACGGATCCGTCGCTCATGGTGCCGCTGCTCCTGCACGGCGCCCGGGGTGCCGACGTGGCGGTGGTCGAGGGCGTGATGGGCCTGTTCGACGGGCGGATCGGCGGCGACGGGTTCGCCTCGACCGCCCACGTCGCGACCCTCACGGACTCCCCCGTGGTTCTCGTGGTCGACGTCTCGCACGCCTCGCGCAGCATCGGCGCGGTGGTGCACGGGATGGCGGGCTTCGATCCGACGGTGACCATCGCGGGCGTCATCCTCAACAAGGCCGGATCCCCGCGGCATGCCGCCGAGGCCGCCCGCGCCGTGGAGTCGACCGGCATCCCGGTCCTCGGAGTCCTGCACCGTGACGACGGCGTGAGCGCGCCGTCCCGCCACCTGGGGCTCGTCCCTGCCGAGGAGCGCGACGAGGCCGCCGGGGCGCTGGAGCGCCTGGCCGGCCAGGTCGCGGCGCACGTCGACCTCGACGCCGTCCTCGAGCTGGCACGGCAGGCGCCCACGCTCGACGCGCAGCCGTGGGACCCGGCCGCGCACGTCCGGCCGAGTGGCGCCGACTCCCCCGTCGTCGCGGTGGCCGCGGGCCGTGCCTTCACCTTCCGCTACGCCGAGACCACCGAGCTGCTCGAGGCCGCCGGCTGCACCGTGGTGCCGTTCGACCCGGCGCGTGACGCCCACCTCCCGGCCGGTACCCGCGGCCTCTACCTCGGCGGCGGCTTCCCCGAGGTCCACGCCGCCGCCCTGAGCGCGAACGCCAGCCTGCGGGCCCACCTGCGTGAGGCCGTGCTCGACGGCGTGCCCACCGTGGCCGAGTGCGCGGGCCTGCTCTACCTCTGCCGCAGCGTCGACGGCCACCCGATGGTCGGCGCGCTCGACGCCGACGCCGTGATGACGCCCCGCCTCACGCTCTCCTACCGGCGTCCCGCCCTGGCAGCCGACCAGCTGCTCGGCCCGGCCGGCACGACGGTGACCACCCACGAGTTCCACCGCACCACCGTCACTCCGGTCCACGGCGACCGTCCCGCCTGGACGGTGGACGACCACGCCGTCGGCTTCTCCGGTCCGACGTTGAGCGCGTCGTACCTCCACGTGCACTGGGCCGGCCACCCCGGCCTGGCCCAGTCGTTCGCGGACGCCGTGCACTCCGCCGCTCCGGTCGCCTCGGCCCCTGCGCCGACTCCACCCGCAACGGCCACCGGAGCATCGCTGCCGCCCGTCACCGACCCCCTCCGTCATCACGGCGACGTCGAGGCGTCCGACGGGCTGCTGGACCTGGCCGTCAACGTCAGCCGGCTGCCCCGTCCCGCGTGGCTCGAGCAGGCGCTCCGCGACGGCGTGGCCGGATCGGCTTCCTATCCCGAGTCCTCCGCGGCGCACGTCGCGGTGGCTCGACGTCACGGTCGTGAGGTCGACGAGGTGCTGGTCACGGCGGGTGCTGCCGAGGCGTTCTCCCTCATCGCCCGTGCGCGCCGCTGGCGGCGACCCGTCGTCGTGCATCCGCAGTTCACCGAGCCGGACGTCGCCCTGCGGGCCGCCGGTCACGTGCCGGGTCACGTCCTGTGCCGCGCCGAGGACGACTTCGCTCTCGACCCGGGCGCCGTGCCCGACGACGCCGACCTCGTGGTCGTGGGCAATCCGACGAACCCGACCGGGCGCCTGCATGCGGCGTCGACGCTGGCGTCCCTGTGCCGGCCAGGCCGCGTCGTCGTTATCGACGAGGCGTTCATGGACTTCGTGCCGGGCGAGCCGCAGACGCTCTCCTCGCGGGCCCTGCCCGGCCTGGTGGTCGTCCGGAGCCTGACGAAGCTGTGGTCGATGCCGGGGATCCGCGCCGGCTACGTGGTGGGCGACCCGGCCGTCGTCGCCGACCTGCGCGGCCAGCAGGCGCCCTGGTCCGTCGGCACGCCGGCGCTCCATGCCGTGGTCGCCACGGCAGGTCCCGACGCTGCGGCCGAGGCGGAGCGCCGCGCCCGGCTGGCCGTCCAGCACCGCCGCGTCCTCGTCGACGGACTCGCCGAGCTGAGCGTCGACGTGGTGCCCTCGGACGCTCCTTTCGTGCTGGCACGCCTCGGGCGGGGAACGCACGCACGGCTGCGCGGTGCGGGCATCGCGGTCCGACGCGCCGACACCTTCCCCGGCCTCGACGACTCGTGGGCGCGCCTCGCCGTGCGCGAGCCCGAGGCCACCCGTCACCTGCTCACCACGTTGGGAGTCCACGCCGCATGGAACTGA
- the cobO gene encoding cob(I)yrinic acid a,c-diamide adenosyltransferase, with protein sequence MPQGKPLTVPDDGLTTRQRRNRPLLMVHTGNGKGKSTAAFGMAMRAWNQGWDVGVFQFVKSAKWRIGEQTVLERLARLHEETGEGGPIEWHKMGSGWSWSRKGGTEADHAADAAEGWAEVKRRIHAERHRFYVLDEFTYPMQWGWVDVDDVVETLGNRPGTQHVVVTGRRADPRLVEVADLVTEMQHVKHPMDVGQKGQRGIEW encoded by the coding sequence ATGCCGCAGGGCAAGCCGCTGACCGTGCCGGACGACGGCCTCACGACGCGGCAGCGACGCAACCGACCCCTGCTGATGGTGCACACCGGCAATGGCAAGGGGAAGTCCACCGCGGCGTTCGGAATGGCGATGCGGGCGTGGAACCAGGGCTGGGACGTCGGGGTCTTCCAGTTCGTGAAGTCGGCAAAGTGGCGCATCGGCGAGCAGACCGTGCTCGAGCGCCTCGCCCGGCTGCACGAGGAGACCGGCGAGGGCGGGCCGATCGAGTGGCACAAGATGGGCTCGGGCTGGTCGTGGAGCCGCAAGGGCGGCACCGAGGCCGACCATGCGGCCGACGCGGCCGAGGGCTGGGCCGAGGTCAAGCGGCGGATCCACGCCGAGCGCCACCGGTTCTACGTCCTCGACGAGTTCACGTACCCGATGCAGTGGGGTTGGGTGGACGTCGACGACGTCGTCGAGACCCTCGGCAACCGGCCGGGCACCCAGCACGTCGTCGTGACGGGCCGCCGCGCCGACCCCCGGCTGGTCGAGGTGGCCGACCTGGTCACCGAGATGCAGCACGTGAAGCACCCGATGGACGTCGGGCAGAAGGGCCAGCGAGGCATCGAGTGGTGA
- a CDS encoding VWA domain-containing protein — protein sequence MPTQYPFCAVVGSDDMTLALTLVAIDPLIGGVLVRGEKGTAKTTTVRGLADVLPPVRAYRGDRFSIDPADPSAVSPDGPFDAGTPVDERPVRLVELPVGASDDRVTGSLKLDSALRDGVVEFEPGLLARAHRGLLYVDEVNLLHDHLVDLLLDAAATGRVSVERDGVSVEHASRFVLIGTMNPEEGELRPQLLDRFGLTVEVSAPREPELRVEVVRRRLAFDADPAAFAAAWADEQDALRARLESAQELMGDVFLDDDALITIAEICAAFDVDGLRADLVTARTAAAHAAWQGRTHITREDVRVAARLALPHRRRRNPFDEPGLDEDRLDDLLGDDEPDPGPDDDGPGGPDGSGSDSPQDGPEDQRPADAPDASPNQDEQQPQPAGAGSVAAAGDPTRARLLVVRGTGEGQSGRRSRARTPQGRVVGQRPDAASGRLHLPGTIAAAAPHQRSRGGLVDGRGLALSPSDLRRAETVGQESNLVLLCVDASGSMAARRRMEQVKTAVLSLLLDAYRRRDKVALVTFRQHTAEVVLPPTGSVDVASRRLAELPAGGRTPLAEGLERSAEILRREALRDPSRRPLLVVVTDGRATSGADALGRAHRSAAHLAATGLDSVVVDCETGRFRLGLAAQLAGHLRAEHVPLGEVTADGLTDVVHAATSSREGAA from the coding sequence ATGCCAACGCAGTACCCCTTTTGTGCCGTCGTCGGCTCCGACGACATGACCCTCGCCCTCACCCTCGTCGCGATCGACCCGCTCATCGGCGGCGTCCTCGTGCGTGGCGAGAAGGGCACCGCCAAGACCACCACCGTGCGCGGACTCGCCGACGTGCTGCCGCCGGTCCGCGCCTACCGGGGTGATCGGTTCTCCATCGATCCGGCGGACCCCTCCGCCGTCTCCCCCGACGGACCGTTCGACGCCGGGACGCCCGTCGACGAGCGCCCCGTGCGGCTCGTCGAACTGCCCGTCGGTGCGAGCGACGACCGCGTCACGGGCTCGCTGAAGCTCGACTCGGCACTGCGCGACGGCGTGGTCGAGTTCGAGCCCGGTCTGCTGGCCCGCGCCCACCGCGGCCTCCTCTACGTCGACGAGGTCAACCTGCTGCACGACCACCTCGTCGACCTCCTGCTGGACGCCGCCGCGACCGGCCGGGTGAGCGTCGAGCGCGACGGCGTCTCGGTCGAGCACGCGTCGCGGTTCGTGCTCATCGGCACGATGAACCCCGAGGAGGGCGAGCTGCGCCCGCAGCTGCTCGACCGGTTCGGCCTGACGGTCGAGGTCTCGGCGCCGCGCGAGCCCGAGCTGCGCGTCGAGGTCGTGCGACGCCGACTCGCGTTCGACGCGGACCCAGCCGCCTTCGCGGCCGCGTGGGCCGACGAGCAGGACGCGCTGCGCGCACGCCTCGAGTCCGCCCAGGAGCTCATGGGCGACGTCTTCCTCGACGACGACGCGCTCATCACGATCGCCGAGATCTGTGCCGCGTTCGACGTCGACGGGCTGCGCGCCGACCTCGTCACCGCGCGGACCGCCGCGGCTCACGCGGCGTGGCAGGGGCGCACCCACATCACCCGCGAGGACGTCCGCGTCGCCGCGCGGCTCGCCCTGCCGCACCGCCGCCGTCGCAACCCGTTCGACGAGCCCGGCCTCGACGAGGACCGCCTCGACGACCTGCTCGGCGACGACGAGCCCGACCCGGGACCCGACGACGACGGCCCGGGTGGTCCGGACGGTTCGGGCTCGGATTCCCCCCAGGACGGTCCCGAGGACCAGCGCCCGGCAGACGCCCCCGACGCCTCCCCGAACCAGGACGAGCAGCAGCCGCAGCCGGCCGGCGCCGGCTCGGTCGCCGCGGCCGGGGACCCCACCCGGGCGCGACTGCTCGTGGTCCGCGGCACCGGCGAGGGACAGTCCGGGCGACGCTCCCGGGCCCGCACGCCGCAGGGCCGCGTCGTGGGCCAGCGGCCCGATGCGGCGTCCGGTCGCCTCCACCTTCCCGGCACCATCGCCGCGGCCGCCCCGCACCAGCGGAGCCGCGGTGGACTGGTCGACGGGCGTGGCCTCGCGCTCTCGCCGTCGGACCTCCGCCGCGCCGAGACGGTCGGTCAGGAGTCCAACCTCGTGCTGCTGTGCGTCGACGCCTCGGGCTCGATGGCCGCCCGGCGCCGCATGGAGCAGGTCAAGACCGCCGTGCTCTCGCTGCTGCTGGACGCCTACCGGCGCCGCGACAAGGTCGCCCTCGTGACGTTCCGTCAGCACACCGCCGAGGTCGTCCTGCCGCCCACCGGCTCGGTCGACGTGGCGTCGCGTCGCCTGGCCGAGCTGCCGGCCGGCGGTCGCACCCCGCTGGCGGAGGGCCTCGAACGCTCGGCGGAGATCCTGCGGCGCGAGGCGCTGCGCGACCCGTCCCGGCGCCCGCTGCTGGTCGTGGTCACCGACGGTCGCGCCACCTCCGGCGCCGATGCGCTCGGCCGGGCCCACCGGTCCGCCGCGCACCTGGCCGCCACCGGCCTCGACAGCGTCGTGGTCGACTGCGAGACCGGCCGCTTCCGGCTCGGCCTGGCCGCGCAGCTGGCCGGTCACCTGCGCGCCGAGCACGTCCCGCTCGGCGAGGTGACGGCCGACGGCCTGACGGATGTGGTCCACGCCGCCACCTCCTCGCGCGAGGGAGCAGCCTGA
- the cbiE gene encoding precorrin-6y C5,15-methyltransferase (decarboxylating) subunit CbiE, which translates to MDAHVTVVGVGADGWEGLPESSRSLVRAAATLLGGRRHLDAIPAVAGQDRVAWPSPLRERLPALLDEAREPVVVLASGDPLVSGIGTTLLELLGPDRVTVVPAVSSVALARARMGWPAESVTVVSVVGRDVRLVVPALSAGRRLLVLSSDETTPAAVATLLTDLGWGDSELVVLGHLGSTDESRATSTAQGWDITDVPRLNLLAVEVRGSGPGWAAGGVLPDDAFEHAGQITKRDLRASALARLAPAPGQLLWDVGAGSGSIGVEWMRAWPSARAIAVEPRPDRVALVRGNADALGVPGLRVVEGSAPEALEGLDRPDAVFVGGGATVDGVLDSCWDALRPGGRLVVHGVTAETEAVLLERYGRHGGELVRLHVERAEPLGSFTGWTPARAVSQWSVTKGDS; encoded by the coding sequence ATGGATGCGCACGTGACCGTCGTCGGAGTCGGGGCCGACGGCTGGGAGGGCCTGCCGGAGTCCTCACGGTCGCTCGTGAGGGCCGCCGCCACCCTGCTCGGCGGGCGGCGCCACCTCGACGCGATCCCTGCGGTTGCAGGGCAGGACCGGGTCGCGTGGCCCTCGCCGTTGCGCGAGCGGCTCCCCGCCCTGCTGGACGAGGCGCGCGAGCCGGTCGTCGTCCTCGCGTCGGGCGATCCGCTCGTGTCCGGCATCGGCACCACCTTGCTCGAGCTGCTCGGTCCGGACCGCGTCACCGTCGTCCCGGCGGTGTCGTCGGTCGCGCTGGCCCGGGCGCGGATGGGCTGGCCGGCCGAGTCGGTGACTGTCGTCAGCGTCGTCGGGCGCGATGTCCGGCTCGTCGTCCCGGCCCTCTCCGCCGGGCGGCGGCTGCTGGTGCTGTCGAGTGACGAGACCACCCCCGCGGCCGTGGCGACGCTGCTCACCGACCTGGGCTGGGGCGACTCCGAGCTGGTCGTGCTGGGCCACCTCGGCTCCACCGACGAGTCGCGGGCCACGTCGACGGCGCAAGGCTGGGACATCACCGACGTGCCCCGCCTCAACCTGCTGGCCGTGGAGGTTCGCGGCTCCGGCCCGGGCTGGGCGGCCGGGGGAGTCCTGCCCGACGACGCGTTCGAGCACGCCGGCCAGATCACCAAGCGCGACCTGCGCGCCAGTGCACTCGCCCGGCTGGCGCCGGCTCCGGGCCAGCTGCTGTGGGACGTGGGCGCGGGCAGCGGCTCGATCGGCGTCGAGTGGATGCGCGCGTGGCCCAGTGCCCGGGCGATCGCCGTCGAGCCACGACCCGACCGCGTCGCGCTCGTCCGCGGCAACGCCGACGCCCTGGGAGTCCCCGGGCTCCGGGTCGTCGAGGGCTCGGCTCCCGAGGCGCTCGAGGGTCTCGACCGGCCGGACGCGGTGTTCGTCGGCGGGGGAGCGACGGTCGACGGGGTCCTCGACAGCTGCTGGGACGCCCTGCGGCCCGGCGGCCGCCTCGTCGTCCACGGCGTCACCGCCGAGACCGAGGCCGTGCTGCTCGAGCGGTACGGTCGCCACGGCGGCGAGCTCGTCCGCCTGCACGTCGAGCGCGCCGAGCCGCTCGGATCCTTCACCGGCTGGACGCCCGCGCGCGCCGTCAGCCAGTGGTCCGTCACCAAGGGAGACTCATGA
- the cobM gene encoding precorrin-4 C(11)-methyltransferase gives MTVHFVGAGPGAADLLTLRAVRLLETADVCLYAGTYLDAEVLGHCREGARLIDTQHLDLDEITEHLVSAHGEGLEVVRLCSGDPSLYSAVHEQARRLDAAQVPWDVPPGVPAYAAAAAIVGAELTVPEVAQSVVLTRTQARSTAMPEGERLAAFAATGATLALHLGITRTRELAAELAEHYGQDCPVVVVSKATQPDQLVLRGTLGDIGDQVEQAGLRQAAVILVGPALAPDVRGGESFLYAASRDRRARG, from the coding sequence ATGACCGTCCACTTCGTCGGGGCCGGCCCCGGTGCCGCCGACCTCCTCACCCTGCGCGCCGTGCGCCTGCTGGAAACCGCCGATGTGTGCCTCTACGCGGGCACCTATCTCGACGCCGAGGTCCTGGGGCACTGCCGTGAGGGCGCCCGCCTGATCGACACGCAGCACCTCGACCTCGACGAGATCACGGAGCACCTCGTGAGTGCACACGGGGAGGGCCTCGAGGTCGTCCGGCTCTGCTCGGGCGACCCGTCGCTGTACTCCGCCGTGCACGAGCAGGCACGCCGGCTCGACGCCGCGCAGGTGCCGTGGGACGTGCCGCCCGGGGTGCCCGCCTACGCGGCCGCGGCCGCGATCGTGGGCGCCGAGCTGACGGTTCCCGAGGTCGCTCAGTCCGTCGTGCTGACCCGCACCCAGGCGCGCTCGACCGCCATGCCCGAGGGCGAGCGGCTCGCCGCCTTCGCCGCGACCGGTGCCACGCTGGCGCTGCACCTGGGGATCACCCGCACGCGCGAGCTCGCCGCCGAGCTGGCCGAGCACTACGGCCAGGACTGCCCCGTGGTGGTGGTGTCGAAGGCGACCCAGCCCGACCAGCTCGTGCTGCGCGGCACGCTGGGCGACATCGGCGACCAGGTGGAGCAGGCCGGTCTGCGTCAGGCGGCCGTCATCCTCGTCGGGCCGGCGCTGGCACCCGACGTGCGCGGCGGCGAGTCGTTCCTCTACGCGGCCAGCCGGGATCGCCGCGCTCGCGGCTGA